GAATATTGTAAGAACCCTAGTTGGAGCCGGATTGTTTATCTTTGGTTACAAAGACGGTAATGTGTCTAAAGCGCTGTTGCAGCATCCGCTTGGTGTCCATGCTGATGGCAACAATATCTACGTAGCAGATACCTACAACCATGCAATAAGAGTGATAAATGTTGATAGTGGATATGTAAACACACTCGTGGGAAGAGCAGAAATGAATACAATGTGCAAAACTGATGATTCTAATTGTGATACATTAGGGCTTTTCGAGCCAAGTGACGTGAAACTGCACGACAACAAGCTTTACATTTCTGACACGAATAATCACCTCATAAGAACATTCGATCTTGAGAAGAGGGTACTTAATACGCTCAAGATCAGGGGCTAACTTATTTATTTACGTCGAGCAGTTAATTGTATTACCAATGATTCAAGTCGATGTAGAAAGGGAGATCGTTTCCTATCTAGGCGAGGGAGACCTTCCATCTGAGAAGATAAGAGAATCTATTGCATCGTATGAACAAGCGGTTGTCTGGGGCCATGCTGCAGATCAGTCTATCAAGGAGGATTATTCTTTTCAGGAGATAATACATGCTGCACTGGAAGGACTCAATAGTACAATGGAATGGCGCAAACGCCTAGGTTTCGGTAAGCGACCCGATCCGATCAGACAGGTGATCGGCGATCATACAAATCATTTCTACAGCGTTTTTGATGATCTGCGTAAGAAGAGAATAGCCATAATAGTTGCGGGGCCGAGGAAAAGACATCCTTTCCTCTTCTTCATAGATGAGATGAATTTCGTTGCTGCAAAAGGAGAACCGAGTACTAAAGCAATATACTATGGATACGGTTTGCTCGAAACATGGCGTGCAGATCCAAGAATACACATGTTTGACGGAAAAGGTGTTTCAGCCTTTCAAGCTCTATTCAGAGTAAGTATTGTTGGTCTGATTACACAATATATTGGTATGGGACTTGCTGCTTCCAGAAAAGTGCAGAAGATTTTCGACCCTGAAGATATATTGCACAAAAATATTAACGAACTGGTGCAGCAGACTGAAGATAACACGTGGCCCGGAACGGAAGAGGCGCAAAGAAAAGCTGCAATTGCATTACGCGGATACCTTAATGCATGGTTTGATTTCATGGCCAAATCTGGCTGGCTGGAGATTCATCACACGTTGCAGGATAGCAGAGTTTCAGAAAAGGAACAGAGTTTCCTTGATACTGCAACCACGGAGATCAGTGAAACTGCGAGAGAGATTATAGTTGATTATGAGGAAGAAGCCAAATTTGACGCAGCGGAAAGAGAGCGACGTGAGAGAGAAAGGCGCGAGAAGCAAATGCAGTGGACGATGATGCGTATAGCGTTGGGAATACTTTATCCAAGAGAAAAGGACGTTCTTCGCACACATTGGGAGAAGCAGAAACGCGGAATGAATTGGAAGCAATTGGAAGAAACATACTATGAAGAGATATGGGATCTAATTCGCCTGCACTTATCTGGAGAAGATATAGATGCGAAGATCGACGATAAGGACAAACGCTCTTTGGGGAAGATGCATTTTATATTCGAGCTAAAGCGTTCCGAGAGGCCAAGGGAGAAAGTTAGAACACTTGAGCAGCTTTCAATAGAAGAATTAGTTACAAAGAAAGAGTATCTACTATCAAGATTGCAATGGGAGGGGAGAGGCCTTCCTTCTAACGCTTCATGGCGCGATATCGTAGCAAGGTTCAGGAAACTGATCATCCGTTATCATCCAGATAGAGTTGAGATAACAGGCATAGAACCAGAAGAGGCACGGACGATATCATCACAGGTGATACAGGACTTTCGCGAACTCGAAATTATACATGATCTTCATCCTGAGTTGTTTAAGTAAATTACATTATATAGCGTTTAAACAGGTGTAACCCTATGGTAACTGTATGCGTTTCGCACAAGGAAGATACAGATGGTATAGTTTCAGCATCGATGATTAAAACAATCTTTAACGCATATCCATTCCTCACTGATTACACTGATTTCATTTTAACATTAAAGCATGTGGCAAAGATGCAAGACGTGGAACGGCTCTTCATATGTGACCTTGGTCTTAGTAAATCAAATGAAATTGAGTTCATTGAAATTCTGTCCGATCTGCGGAAACAATGCGTTGATATCACATATATAGATCATCATGACATTTCAGATGGTGTAAGGCTTGTCCTGAAGAACAAAGGCATCACCTTAATACACACAACTGATGAATGCACTTCTGTTCAGATCTATGATAGATTTAACGACAAACTACCCCGAAGATTTGCATTGCTAGCTGCATGTGCTGCAATAGGTGATGATATGAGGAGAAGACCTATAGCACATAAATTATTTAATATGTATGACAAACAATTCGCTTTCTTTGAAGCGTCATCTCTATCATATGCTATCTACGAAAACCAGCACAATATGGGTTTTCTACTCACTCTTGTAAACGAACTTGGAAATGCTGTACCTCATGCAATACCTGGTATCCTTGACTCTGCCAAGAATTACGCAGAAAAAGTATCTGCAAACCTTGCTGTTGTTGAAAGGAATGCCAAGAGGATGAAGAATATAGTTCACATACAGACTAATGATCTGTCTACAAGTGTGGTAGCAAATATGCTGCTGGCTTCATATCATGACGCCCAGGTAGCGATTGCATACAAAGAAAAGAACGGCAGTTATGTTCTGTCATTGCGTGGTTCTGATTCTTCAACCCATCACTTGGGAAGGATTGTCAACAAATTGTCAGTGGAATTGGGCGGTGCGGGAGGGGGGCATGAAAAAGCCTGCGGTGCGCTTATTCCGAAGAATAAACTTGATGAGTTCATTGAAAGGATTGATTCGATGTTAACATGAATGTTAATGTGAAAGTTGAAGTAGAAAATTTCTCAATTTACCGGCATTATCCTTATTTACGGTGAAATCCCTCTTATACGACACGTCTTGATCGATCATCTTTATATTTCCCCCACCGCCTATCTTCACGGTGACAGTTGCCGGATCGGATGCG
This window of the Nitrososphaerales archaeon genome carries:
- a CDS encoding DHH family phosphoesterase, translating into MVTVCVSHKEDTDGIVSASMIKTIFNAYPFLTDYTDFILTLKHVAKMQDVERLFICDLGLSKSNEIEFIEILSDLRKQCVDITYIDHHDISDGVRLVLKNKGITLIHTTDECTSVQIYDRFNDKLPRRFALLAACAAIGDDMRRRPIAHKLFNMYDKQFAFFEASSLSYAIYENQHNMGFLLTLVNELGNAVPHAIPGILDSAKNYAEKVSANLAVVERNAKRMKNIVHIQTNDLSTSVVANMLLASYHDAQVAIAYKEKNGSYVLSLRGSDSSTHHLGRIVNKLSVELGGAGGGHEKACGALIPKNKLDEFIERIDSMLT